The Magnolia sinica isolate HGM2019 chromosome 9, MsV1, whole genome shotgun sequence genome contains a region encoding:
- the LOC131256556 gene encoding uncharacterized protein LOC131256556 isoform X3 gives MVFVGAIAAAAMVFSSAVQSPDTETLSNIPQTLSGEDGKPARIQRPKSRKAESCTVKCVTTCIRGGAGSPGEGPLNARRPLVVFKEGFRSRQYCLVECSDICNLIKDGDDGP, from the exons ATGGTATTTGTGGGTGCGATTGCTGCTGCGGCAATGGTTTTTTCGTCAGCTGTTCAATCCCCAGACACGGAAACTCTCTCCAACATACCTCAAACGCTATCAG GGGAAGACGGAAAGCCGGCAAGGATACAACGTCCAAAGTCAAGGAAGGCGGAGTCGTGTACCGTTAAATGCGTCACCACATGCATCCGAGGGGGTGCTGGCTCCCCTGGTGAAGGCCCTCTCAATGCCCGAAG GCCTCTCGTTGTTTTCAAGGAGGGGTTTCGAAGCCGTCAATATTG TCTGGTAGAGTGTTCAGATATTTGTAATCTAATCAAGGATGGCGATGATGGGCCCTGA
- the LOC131256556 gene encoding uncharacterized protein LOC131256556 isoform X1 → MIHRFRWVPEEKCYGVGREDKGRGGGGREKKRGREKWYLWVRLLLRQWFFRQLFNPQTRKLSPTYLKRYQRNEYTGEDGKPARIQRPKSRKAESCTVKCVTTCIRGGAGSPGEGPLNARRPLVVFKEGFRSRQYCLVECSDICNLIKDGDDGP, encoded by the exons ATGATCCACAGGTTTCGGTGGGTCCCAGAAGAAAAATGTTATGGTGTTGGAAGAGAAGATAAGGGGAGGGGAGGTGGTGGAAGAGAAAAGAAGCGAGGAAGAGAGAAATGGTATTTGTGGGTGCGATTGCTGCTGCGGCAATGGTTTTTTCGTCAGCTGTTCAATCCCCAGACACGGAAACTCTCTCCAACATACCTCAAACGCTATCAG agaaatgaGTACACAGGGGAAGACGGAAAGCCGGCAAGGATACAACGTCCAAAGTCAAGGAAGGCGGAGTCGTGTACCGTTAAATGCGTCACCACATGCATCCGAGGGGGTGCTGGCTCCCCTGGTGAAGGCCCTCTCAATGCCCGAAG GCCTCTCGTTGTTTTCAAGGAGGGGTTTCGAAGCCGTCAATATTG TCTGGTAGAGTGTTCAGATATTTGTAATCTAATCAAGGATGGCGATGATGGGCCCTGA
- the LOC131256556 gene encoding uncharacterized protein LOC131256556 isoform X2 yields the protein MVFVGAIAAAAMVFSSAVQSPDTETLSNIPQTLSGKRNEYTGEDGKPARIQRPKSRKAESCTVKCVTTCIRGGAGSPGEGPLNARRPLVVFKEGFRSRQYCLVECSDICNLIKDGDDGP from the exons ATGGTATTTGTGGGTGCGATTGCTGCTGCGGCAATGGTTTTTTCGTCAGCTGTTCAATCCCCAGACACGGAAACTCTCTCCAACATACCTCAAACGCTATCAGGTAAG agaaatgaGTACACAGGGGAAGACGGAAAGCCGGCAAGGATACAACGTCCAAAGTCAAGGAAGGCGGAGTCGTGTACCGTTAAATGCGTCACCACATGCATCCGAGGGGGTGCTGGCTCCCCTGGTGAAGGCCCTCTCAATGCCCGAAG GCCTCTCGTTGTTTTCAAGGAGGGGTTTCGAAGCCGTCAATATTG TCTGGTAGAGTGTTCAGATATTTGTAATCTAATCAAGGATGGCGATGATGGGCCCTGA
- the LOC131256555 gene encoding coniferyl alcohol acyltransferase-like: MASAVAGIDDFTVTMKRKEKVAAVLPLQDHLLPLSNLDLLLPPVDVGIFFCYKKPISTTTNKKSSFPSVASTLKKSLAQALVSYYAFSSEVITNSLGEPGLHCNNRGVDFFEAYTDIELQHLNLYNPDATVEGKLVPRKKEGVFCVQATEFKCGGVVVACSFDHRVADAYSGNMFLVSWAEMAQSKSISNQPSFRRSLLNPRHPGSYDVSIDDMYVPLSSLPPPKNEEQAADDDKIISRIYYVTAQDINGLQARASSGSCKRTKLESLSACLWQIVAKSMKDSTRRCKMGIVVDGRTRLSDGDRPNNCMSNYFGNVLSIPYGDERVEELTMRPLSWVAEVVHEALRGGASKEHFLGLIDWVEARRPQPALAKIYCKGREDGAAFVVSSGQRFPVERVDFGWGKPVFGSYHFPWGGDAGYVMPMPSASREGDWVVYMHLFKGQLNLLEAEEGHIFHPLTPDYLNLPATAAAASHVSDAQEGIPSSTNSATSTNVED, encoded by the exons atggcaTCTGCTGTTGCTGGTATTGATGATTTCACCGTAACGATGAAAAGGAAGGAGAAGGTGGCAGCAGTTCTGCCATTGCAAGACCATTTGCTGCCCCTCTCCAACCTCGACTTGCTCCTTCCCCCTGTTGACGTAGGCATCTTCTTCTGTTATAAGAAGCCTATCAGCACAACCaccaataaaaaatcaagcttccCTTCCGTGGCCAGCACTCTCAAGAAATCCCTTGCCCAAGCCCTTGTCTCTTACTACGCCTTTTCCAGTGAAGTTATTACCAACTCCCTTGGTGAGCCTGGGCTCCACTGCAACAATCGCGGAGTCGACTTCTTTGAAGCTTATACAGACATAGAGCTTCAACATCTGAACCTTTACAACCCAGACGCCACCGTCGAAGGGAAGCTCGTCCCTAGGAAGAAAGAGGGGGTGTTCTGTGTTCAG GCAACGGAGTTCAAGTGCGGTGGGGTGGTTGTGGCATGCTCATTCGACCACCGAGTAGCTGATGCCTACTCAGGGAACATGTTCTTGGTATCATGGGCGGAGATGGCTCAGTCAAAATCTATCTCTAACCAGCCATCTTTCCGTCGATCCTTACTCAACCCGAGGCATCCTGGCTCCTACGATGTCTCCATTGACGACATGTACGTGCCACTATCATCGTTGCCACCTCCAAAGAATGAAGAACAAGCAGCCGATGATGACAAGATCATAAGCCGCATTTACTATGTGACTGCCCAAGACATCAATGGGCTTCAGGCCCGTGCCAGCTCCGGCAGCTGCAAGAGAACCAAGCTCGAGTCGCTGAGTGCATGCCTGTGGCAGATTGTCGCGAAAAGTATGAAAGACAGCACTAGAAGATGCAAGATGGGGATTGTGGTTGATGGGCGGACAAGATTGAGTGATGGGGATAGACCCAACAATTGCATGTCAAATTACTTTGGGAACGTGCTGTCGATACCATACGGAGATGAGAGAGTTGAGGAGCTGACGATGAGGCCATTGAGTTGGGTGGCAGAGGTGGTGCATGAAGCGTTGAGGGGGGGTGCAAGCAAGGAGCATTTCTTGGGATTGATAGACTGGGTGGAGGCGAGACGGCCACAGCCAGCACTGGCAAAGATATATTGCAAGGGAAGGGAAGACGGGGCAGCATTTGTGGTGTCATCTGGGCAGAGGTTCCCAGTAGAAAGAGTGGATTTTGGGTGGGGGAAGCCAGTGTTTGGATCGTATCATTTCCCATGGGGGGGTGACGCAGGTTATGTGATGCCAATGCCGAGTGCAAGTAGGGAGGGGGATTGGGTAGTCTACATGCACCTCTTCAAAGGCCAGTTGAATCTCCTGGAAGCTGAGGAAGGCCATATCTTTCACCCCTTAACTCCTGACTACCTTAATTtgcctgctactgctgctgcagcCTCCCATGTTTCTGATGCTCAAGAGGGAATTCCAAGCAGTACCAACAGTGCTACTAGTACGAATGTAGAAGACTGA